The region GACCGTATCCCGGCGTAATCTGGATACGGTCCAGATTGGTGATGCCGGCCATCTCATAGCAGCGCGCAAACATCAGCGCCCAGTCATCCACATCCTTCTGGGTATAGGGGATGATGACCGGTGTTCCGGTAGTGCCTGAGGAAGAATGAATACGAACGATTTTCTCTTCCGGAGCAGCCATCAGTCCCAGCGGATACGCCTCCCTCAAATCACCCTTCCAGGTAAAAGGAAGCTTCTCAAAGTCCTCCTGCGACTGTATCTGATTCACATTGACGCCTTCCAGCTTATGCTTGTAAAAGCATTCCTTGGCTGTCAGTTTCTTGAGCTGTTCCTTAATGAGAAGGAACTGGGATTCTTTCATCTTCATCTGGTTAATCCTCCGTTTATCTTATCATGGGGCCGGCTGATGCGCCCAGCTTCAGGGCCTTCATATTCATATCCTTAAACTTTTCCGGCACCCTTTTTTCAATGGCTGCCTCCATCTCTTCCAGGGAAATTCCTATCAGTCCGCTGGCAATGGCTGCTCCCAGCAGAGCCACATTCATCACCTTAGGGGAACCGCATGCCATTCCAATGGATGCCGCATCCACTACCGCCAGGTTATCCGCGGCATGCTCCAGATATTCCATCATCTCCAGGCCCGTGTAGCCACCTCCCGTCAGGGAGGCGGTCACCGGCCGTATGGGAGCCGGGGATACCACCACACAGCCGCCTTTTTTCAGGTATGGCAGACACCGGACAGCCTCTGCCGGTTCAAAGCCAATGAGCACATCGGCCCCGCCATGGGGTATCAGCGGAGAATAAATCTCCTCACCGATGCGCACATGACTCACCACGCTTCCGCCCCTCTGGGCCATGCCGATGGTCTCAGCCCCCTTGGCCTCCATTCCTTTCTCCATGGCTGCCAGGGCTATGAGGCGGGATGCCAGGACGGTGCCCTGACCGCCCACTCCGCACAGCAATACATTTTTTGTCATCTTATATACCTCGCTCTCCAAGCATCTTCCCTGTCCTGTCCGTCTGAGGCAGGACTATTTAACCGTTTCAATGGCGTTTACGGAACAAATCTGGCTGCACAGACCGCATCCGGTGCACAGGCCGCTGTCAATGCTCACCACATCCCTCTCCAGCACCAGCGCGGGACAGCCAATCTCATTGATGCAGGTCCGGCAGTTCACACAGCTGTCCTTTGCAATCCTGCACTTGCGGGAGCTTTTTATGATGGCCACGCATGGAGACTTGAAGATGACCGCTTTCACGCCCTTCATGGCGGACAGCTTGAGCACAGCCTCCACACACGCATCTAAATCCAGTGCGTCCACCGTGACGGTATTTTTTACACCGATGCCCTCCAGCACCTTTGTTATATCCACTTTCTCCACTACATTTCCCATCATCGTCCGGCCTGTGCCCGGATGGGGCTGGTGGCCTGTCATGGCCGTGGTGGAATTGTCCAGGATACACAGGGTCAGGCTGGCCTCATTGTATACCGCGTTGACAATGCCTGTGAGACCGGAGGCAAAGAAGGTGGAATCCCCTACAAAGGAAAAATACCGTTTATCCGGTTCCACCCGCTGCAGCCCCTGGGCCATGGTAATCCCGGCCCCCATGCACAGACATGTGTCCACCATATCCAGAGGCTTTGCGTTGCCCAGGGTGTAGCAGCCGATATCGCCGCAGTAAACTCCCTCTATGGGCTTCGCGCCCTCCTCCAGGCCTTCATTCAGCTTCTCCATGGCCCTCTTTACCGCGTAGAAGGACGCCCGATGGGGACATCCTGCGCAGAGGACCGGCGGACGCACCGGCAGCGGCGGAACCGGCAGGGATATTTCCGGCTGCGATGCTCCCGGATCCGCTGCACCGTCCTCCAGTCCTTTCAGATACTGGATATAGGATTCTCCCAAATACGCCTCCAGGACCCTTCTGACAGACTCCACGGAATTCTCACCCGCGGGCTGAACCTCCCCTGTAAGCTTGCCCTTCACTTCCAGAGGCAGGTGATGTCTGCCGCTGAGAAGCAGCATCTCCTGTTCCAGAACCGGATCCAGTTCCTCCACAGCCATCACCTCATCCAGCCCTTTTGCGAACTCCAGAAGCAGACGCTCCGGCATGGGATTGGGAGTGGATACCTTAAGCACTCTCGCTCCTTTGTACCCGTTCAAAGCTTCCATGACAAACTCGTAGCTGATGCCATGAGTGAGGACGCCCTTGACCGTGTTTCCCTCTTCCCTATGTAACAGGTTGAACCTGTAGCTTGAAAAATCCTCCCCTATCATGGGATTCCGGGTCTCAATCATCCTGTGGTTTGCATGGGACAGCCTGGGGAAAATAACCCATTTGCCGGAATCCTTGACAAAACCCTCATGCTCCGGAAGCTTGACCCGTTCCTTAAGCTCCACGCTGGCACACCCGTGGCAAAGCCTTGTGGTCGGGCGGAACAATACAGGAGTATGGTATTTCTCAGAATATTCAAAGGCATCCTTTATCATCTCGTATGCCTCTTCCGGAGAACTGGGGTCAAATACCGGCAGCTTGGAAAACTGGCCGAACCGCCGTGTATCCTGTTCTGTCTGGGAAGATATGGGCCCCGGGTCGTCAGCCGCCACTACCACCAAGCCTCCCTTTACTCCCACATAAGCCAGGCTCATCAGAGGATCTGAAGCCACATTCAGCCCTACCTGCTTCATAGTTACCATGGTCCTGGCTCCGGTGTATGCGGCCGCGGCCGCCACCTCCATACCTGCCTTTTCATTGACAGACCACTCTACATAGATATCTCCGGGATTATACTTGGCCACCGTCTCCAGTACTTCCGTAGAGGGCGTTCCCGGATAACCGGAAACCACCTGAACTCCTGCCCGGACAGCCCCCAGGCCGATTGCCTCATTTCCCATTAAAAATGATTTGGACATTCCCCTTCTCCTTCCCAACCGCGTTTTGTTTGTCAGAACACGTTCAAACAGGCTTCGGGCCTTTCCGATCCGATACGTTCTGATATGTTTTAATACTATTATATGAAAAAAGACCCGTCCTTTCAAGAAAGGACAGGCCTGAATCTCAAAATGCCTGTGTTACCACCTTAACTTTTTAATGCTCTCGCAAACATGCACAGTACATCGGTACTGTACATGCTCTGCCCTTAACACAGGCCTGCGGTCCAGATACTTGGCGCGTAAGCTGTCAGCTGACGGCCTTTCCCCTTTCCCTCAGCGGTCCATTTGCCGGCCGGCCTGTTACAGGGATTCCACCATCCCCCGCTCTCTGTGAACGCCCTCTACGGTTTGATTTCCGCCTCAACGGTTTATTTCAATCTATTATACAAGTTTTCCCGCAGATGTCAAACATTTTTTAGCCGGAATCTCACGCCGCGTCAATTACTGGTCATTGGTCAGCTTAAAGTAATCCAGAACATAAAATACCAGGCTTAAAATCATGCCTGTCACGCAGGCCAGCACCATACCGGTAAGCTGCACATTTCCAAACTTCACGGCAATTCCCGACAGTCCTGTGACAAATATGACTGAGGTAAGTGCCAGATTTCTGGAATTTCCGTAATCCACCCGGGAATCCACCAGAATACGCAGACCTGAGGTTCCAATCATACCATAGAGCAGGAAGGAAATGCCGCCGATAACAGGACCGGGTATGGTGCTGATAAGGGTGGAGAACTTGCCGATGAAGGAGCACACAATGGACAGCACAGCTGCTCCCGCAATCACGCGCACGCTGTATACACGGGTGATTGCCATGACTCCGATGTTCTCGCCATAGGTGGTGGTGGGCACGGAGCCTATCAGTCCTGATATCATGGTGGAGAAATTATCTCCGAACAGGGAACGGTGGAGGCCCGGATCCTTTAACAGATCCCTTCCCACAATCTTGCTGGTGACTACCTGATGTCCGATGTGCTCAGAGGTAATGACCAGGAGCACCGGAAGAATAGTCATGATGGCTTCCAGATTGAACTTAGGCGTACTGAAATTAGGCAGGGCAAAAACAGGGGCCGCAGCCACCTCTGCAAAGTCCACGATACCGCAGGCCAGGGCCGACACATAGCCCACAATAACCGCTATGAGGATAGGGATAACTGAGAAGAACTTTCTGAACAGGATAGAACCAAATACAGCGGTTCCCAGGGTAAGGACAAACACGATTGTCTTTCTGGGGTCCAGTACCTCGTCCAAGAGTCCTGCATTGCTGGCCGCGGAACCGGAGAGCTCCAGTCCGATAAGCGCCACC is a window of Enterocloster clostridioformis DNA encoding:
- the iorA gene encoding indolepyruvate ferredoxin oxidoreductase subunit alpha, producing MSKSFLMGNEAIGLGAVRAGVQVVSGYPGTPSTEVLETVAKYNPGDIYVEWSVNEKAGMEVAAAAAYTGARTMVTMKQVGLNVASDPLMSLAYVGVKGGLVVVAADDPGPISSQTEQDTRRFGQFSKLPVFDPSSPEEAYEMIKDAFEYSEKYHTPVLFRPTTRLCHGCASVELKERVKLPEHEGFVKDSGKWVIFPRLSHANHRMIETRNPMIGEDFSSYRFNLLHREEGNTVKGVLTHGISYEFVMEALNGYKGARVLKVSTPNPMPERLLLEFAKGLDEVMAVEELDPVLEQEMLLLSGRHHLPLEVKGKLTGEVQPAGENSVESVRRVLEAYLGESYIQYLKGLEDGAADPGASQPEISLPVPPLPVRPPVLCAGCPHRASFYAVKRAMEKLNEGLEEGAKPIEGVYCGDIGCYTLGNAKPLDMVDTCLCMGAGITMAQGLQRVEPDKRYFSFVGDSTFFASGLTGIVNAVYNEASLTLCILDNSTTAMTGHQPHPGTGRTMMGNVVEKVDITKVLEGIGVKNTVTVDALDLDACVEAVLKLSAMKGVKAVIFKSPCVAIIKSSRKCRIAKDSCVNCRTCINEIGCPALVLERDVVSIDSGLCTGCGLCSQICSVNAIETVK
- the uraA gene encoding uracil permease; this translates as MENQRIIQVEDKVPFNLLVPLSIQHMFAMFGASILVPFIFGINPAVVLFMNGVGTLLFIGVTKGKAPAYLGSSFAFLAPAGVVISNFGYEYALGGFVAVGFCGCILAFIVYKFGTEWIEVVLPPAAMGPVVALIGLELSGSAASNAGLLDEVLDPRKTIVFVLTLGTAVFGSILFRKFFSVIPILIAVIVGYVSALACGIVDFAEVAAAPVFALPNFSTPKFNLEAIMTILPVLLVITSEHIGHQVVTSKIVGRDLLKDPGLHRSLFGDNFSTMISGLIGSVPTTTYGENIGVMAITRVYSVRVIAGAAVLSIVCSFIGKFSTLISTIPGPVIGGISFLLYGMIGTSGLRILVDSRVDYGNSRNLALTSVIFVTGLSGIAVKFGNVQLTGMVLACVTGMILSLVFYVLDYFKLTNDQ
- a CDS encoding indolepyruvate oxidoreductase subunit beta, with amino-acid sequence MTKNVLLCGVGGQGTVLASRLIALAAMEKGMEAKGAETIGMAQRGGSVVSHVRIGEEIYSPLIPHGGADVLIGFEPAEAVRCLPYLKKGGCVVVSPAPIRPVTASLTGGGYTGLEMMEYLEHAADNLAVVDAASIGMACGSPKVMNVALLGAAIASGLIGISLEEMEAAIEKRVPEKFKDMNMKALKLGASAGPMIR